Below is a genomic region from Persicimonas caeni.
GCGGGCATCCTCGCCGGAGATCTTCTGGGAGAGCAGGCCGTAGTTGGTGTTCACCTTGAGCTGCTCGAAGTGCTCGGCCGGCTTGCCGGTCCATCCCTCGAGGTTGCCCTCGTCGGAGGTGTCGTCGAAGAGCCAGGCGTTGGGGTCGAGCACGTCCATCTGGGCGTGGGCGCGCGCCTCGTGGCCCAACTCGTTGGTCTCGACGCCGTCGTCCCAGCTGTCGCGGTCGCCGAAGATCGTCCCCGTGGGGCTCTCGGCGTGCTGGATCCAACCGCGCACGTCCGGGTGCTCGATGGCGCCCACGCTGTAGCGATTCGCCTTCATGTCGATGAGTACGCGCTTGGTCTCGCCGGGCGAAAACGCGTGCATGTCGAGCTTACCTTCGGCGCCCAGCGCGTCTTTGGCGGGGTTATCCTCGTCCGAGTCCGCCGAGTTGATCGTCCAACTCGACTGGTCGTAGGAGGGGTGGTCCGAGTAAATCGCGTAGTTGGTCGCCTCCAGGTACGGCTCCTCGACCAGATACCCCGCCCAGACGTTTCGGATGACCTCGTCGGACTTGTTGGTGATGAGGATTTCGGCCTGGAAGGTGTCGCCGGGCAAGGCGTCGGCGAGGCTGGCGCTGGCGCCCTGGTCGTAGAAGTTGTCGGTGCCCAGCCAGTTGACCTTCACCGACACGTCGTAGTCGGCCGGCGTGCCGCCGTTCTCTGCGCGGCTCACCAGCGTGCCGAGCTCGGCGAGCAGGTTGTCGCCCGGGCAGCTCGTCGACTGGCCGGCGTGCTCCCGGTGGCCCTTGATGCTCGTGCGGTTGAACGGGATGCCGTAGGTGCGCCCCACCCAACCCACGATCTGCGCCGCGGCGTTGATCTGAGCGTCGCTGGGCGTCTGCGAGGTGAAGTCGCCGATAAAGCAGGTGCCGATATTGCCCGAGTTCTGCCCGCCGACGTGCGCGCCGGTGCGGTCTTCACGCGAGCGCCCCTGATAGACCTTGCCCGCCTGGCTGACCACGAAGTGATAGCCGATATCGCACCAGCCGTTGCTGTCGATATGGTAGGCCTGAATGCCGCGCATCGTGGCGTGGATATCGCCGTCGGTGCGCGGCGAATAGGTGTGGTGGATCGCCTGGCGATACGGGTCGTGCGACGAGCCGCAGACCTTGCTCGGGTTGCGCGCACCCCACTGAGACCGGGTGACGACGTAGCTCGGGATCGCCTTTTGCTGCACGGTGACATAGTCGCCGTTTTGGACACGCTCGGAAGGCTGCTCGACCGGAAGATCGCGCGCCAAGACGCCGGGACGGGCGGCGATCTCCTCGTAGAACTCGACCTGCAGCCAGTCCAAGCCTGCCGCCCGACGAATCTCGAGCTCGCCGGCCTCTTCGTCGAGCAGCACGCGGCCCACGTGGATGCCGTCTTCGTACCAGGTCACTTCAATCGGCGCCCACGCGCTCCACTGCCCGTCGGTCAGGCGCACCCGATACTCGAACGCCTGTTTGGTATCGGCATTGGTGTCGGCCATGCTGGGGTCGGCCGTATAGAAAAAGCCGACCTGCCGGAAGGGCTCGTCGCGCTCGTAGCGCGCCGTGCCCCCATCGAAAGCCCCCGCGATCTTCTGCGGGGTGTTCAGCAACACGAGGTTGGGGTGCATGTGATCGAGATGCGCGCTCTCCGCCTCGACGAGCGCATGCTCGGCCGGCTGAGGCTCACTCGACTTGCTGCATCCCGCCAACGCTACGACGACCAGACCGACGATCCACCACCGAAGTGTGCGCATTTTCAATAGCTCCCGTTGTTTGAATGTTGCATACACCATACTACATGGAGGTACACAATGAAATTGGGGTTTGGGGGTTTGGGGGTTTAGGAGTTTGGGTTGGGGTCTTGGGTGGGGGCTCCAGAGATTGCTCGCCGCGCTCCAGAGATTGCTCGCCGACGCTCCAGAGATTGCTCGCCGCGCTCCAGAGATTGCTCGCCCGCCTCCAGAGATTGCTCGCCGACGCTCCAGAGATTGCTCGCCGCGCTCCAGAGATTGCTCGCCCGCCTCCAGAGATTGCTCGCCGACGCTCCAGAGACGTGTCGCCGTGCTCCAGAGATTGCTCACCGCGCTCCAGAGATGCTCCGCCGCGCTCCAGAGATGCTCCGCCGCGCTCCAGAGACGTCTCGCCGCGCTCCAGAGACGTCTCGCCGGGCTCCAGAGATGCTCCGCCGCGCTCCAGACGCAACTCGCAGCCCCTATGTCCTTAATTGCTTATGTAGAAGGCGCCCGGCACCTGCAAGGCCCACTCAAACGCTAACTCGGCAAGTCCCGCGGCCCGAACCGATGGGGCAACAGCTCGTCGAGGGTAGTAAACTCGCGGTCGCCCTCGGGGTTGCTCATCAGGATGGGCAGGTCGTCGGCGAATTCGGCGAGGACCTGCCTGCAGATGCCGCAGGGGGCGGCGGGGGCTTCGAGGTTGGTCACCACGGCGAGCGCCACGGGGCGGCGCTCGCCGTGCGCGACGGCGTTGCCGATGGCGGTGCGCTCGGCGCAGACGGTCG
It encodes:
- a CDS encoding N-acetylmuramoyl-L-alanine amidase; translated protein: MRTLRWWIVGLVVVALAGCSKSSEPQPAEHALVEAESAHLDHMHPNLVLLNTPQKIAGAFDGGTARYERDEPFRQVGFFYTADPSMADTNADTKQAFEYRVRLTDGQWSAWAPIEVTWYEDGIHVGRVLLDEEAGELEIRRAAGLDWLQVEFYEEIAARPGVLARDLPVEQPSERVQNGDYVTVQQKAIPSYVVTRSQWGARNPSKVCGSSHDPYRQAIHHTYSPRTDGDIHATMRGIQAYHIDSNGWCDIGYHFVVSQAGKVYQGRSREDRTGAHVGGQNSGNIGTCFIGDFTSQTPSDAQINAAAQIVGWVGRTYGIPFNRTSIKGHREHAGQSTSCPGDNLLAELGTLVSRAENGGTPADYDVSVKVNWLGTDNFYDQGASASLADALPGDTFQAEILITNKSDEVIRNVWAGYLVEEPYLEATNYAIYSDHPSYDQSSWTINSADSDEDNPAKDALGAEGKLDMHAFSPGETKRVLIDMKANRYSVGAIEHPDVRGWIQHAESPTGTIFGDRDSWDDGVETNELGHEARAHAQMDVLDPNAWLFDDTSDEGNLEGWTGKPAEHFEQLKVNTNYGLLSQKISGEDARIISPGWTNVPAEEFDQLVLRVRSHDGVHTKAVFWAREGESFSEERAVRFEAAGDGEYHDLVIPLGEHTEWSGAVTQLRIDLLDGEAPGAEASGWYDVDSIFFQSSVAQTTSAPGVDFVDAAPVALQTDGGGNGDPDAGGTDNDAGGDPLTDEDNENLTVNDGCSATGSGNVPVGAAWVILAAFLGFTRRRDAV
- a CDS encoding cytidine deaminase, with the protein product MTNATDITDEQWQRLYEAALAAQKNAYAPYSKFPVGAAFLMDSGEVYAGCNVENASNGATVCAERTAIGNAVAHGERRPVALAVVTNLEAPAAPCGICRQVLAEFADDLPILMSNPEGDREFTTLDELLPHRFGPRDLPS